One genomic region from Chelmon rostratus isolate fCheRos1 chromosome 11, fCheRos1.pri, whole genome shotgun sequence encodes:
- the snx5 gene encoding sorting nexin-5 — MTSTIDESNKEKMRSVSVDLNTDASLLIDIPDALCERDKVKFTVHTKTTLSSFQKPEFSVPRQHEDFIWLHDTLVETEDYAGLIIPPAPPKPDFESPREKMHKLGEGEATMTKDEYTKMKQELEAEYLAVFKKTVQVHEVFLQRLSSHPILSKDRNFQIFLEYDQDLTVRRKNAKEMFGGFFKNMVKSADEVLISGIKEVDEFFEQEKTFLLDYYSKIKDSTAKAEKMTRAHKNIADDYILVSATLNSLSADDSTANKKHLEKLSDLFEKLRKVEARVASDQELKLTELLRYYMRDIQAAKDLLYRRARALADYENSNKALDKARLKSKDIPQAEEHQQQCLQKFDKLSESGKKELTSFKGRRVVAFRKNLIEMAELEIKHAKNNATLLQGCIDLLKSN, encoded by the exons ATGACATCCACTATAGACGAAAGCAATAAGGAAAAG ATGCGCTCTGTTTCTGTGGATCTAAACACTGACGCCTCGCTTCTCATTGATATTCCTGATGCACTCTGTGAAAGGGACAAAGTCAAGTTTACTGTCCATACAAAG ACCACACTTAGCTCTTTCCAGAAGCCAGAGTTCTCCGTTCCCAGGCAGCATGAAGACTTCATCTGGCTGCATGACACTCTGGTTGAGACAGAGGATTATGCTGGACTTATA ATTCCTCCAGCGCCCCCAAAGCCTGACTTTGAGAGCCCAAGAGAGAAGATGCACAAACTGGGGGAAGGTGAAGCCACTATGACTAAGGATGAGTACACTAAAAtgaagcaggagctggaggc tgaaTACCTGGCTGTGTTCAAGAAAACTGTCCAAGTGCATGAAGTATTCCTGCAGAGACTGTCCTCTCACCCAATTTTaagcaaagacagaaacttCCAGATTTTCTTAGAGTATGACCAGGAT CTCACTGTGAGAAGAAAGAACGCCAAGGAAATGTTTGGAGGATTCTTTAAAAACATGGTGAAGTCGGCTGATGAGGTCCTCATCTCAGGCATAAAG GAAGTCGATGAGTTTTTCGAGCAGGAGAAGACGTTTCTGCTTGACTACTACAGCAAGATAAAAGATTCCACTGccaaagcagagaaaatgaccCGCGCACACAAAA atATTGCAGATGATTACATTCTCGTCTCTGCCACTCTGAACAGTCTCTCTGCTGATGATAGTACAGCAAACAAGAA GCACCTGGAGAAGTTGTCAGACCTGTTTGAGAAGCTCAGA AAAGTGGAAGCAAGAGTAGCATCTGACCAGGAGCTAAaactcacagagctgctgagatACTACATGAGAGACATCCAGGCTGCCAAG GACCTTCTATACAGGCGAGCCAGGGCGTTAGCTGACTATGAGAACTCTAACAAGGCTTTGGATAAGGCTCGACTGAAGAGCAAGGACATTCCCCAGGCAGAGGAGCACCAGCAGCAGTGCCTGCAGAAATTTGACAAGCTCTCAGAGTCTGGGAAGAAAG AACTCACCAGTTTCAAGGGCAGGCGTGTCGTGGCCTTCAGGAAGAACCTCATAGAGATGGCTGAGCTTGAGATAAAACATGCCAAG AACAATGCGACTCTATTGCAGGGATGCATTGACCTGCTCAAGAGCAACTga
- the mgme1 gene encoding mitochondrial genome maintenance exonuclease 1 encodes MFFMKRVASVRCILVPPCASLSVNFSSCHRLRSSKRHSPYSEVDSERYSSLVRSVMSRVSSQTPETFQAEDEHLFGPVIKAQTPSSGPNIRAPQTLHPFLHCGETLETEELESGPPAQITLNRGKGRSSVPSVTRILQQTLSPEQKYYLERWKRRMIAELGEEGFKTYSQNLFRQGKSFHSSVEDILMSGEAWKNRNPSEAPEYPPETQGYMESISHVLEDVSAVRAIESTVQHDTLNYLGIVDCVARYRGVLCIIDWKTSEKPKPFLSNTYDNPIQVAAYAGALNSDGSYKYQVENGLIVVAYKDGSPAHAHQLSSELMLDYWKSWLVRLEEFTEQRSSQTSSAFSELR; translated from the exons atgtttttcatgaaacGCGTGGCGTCCGTTAGATGCATCCTTGTCCCTCCATGCGCCTCCCTCTCTGTGAACTTTTCTTCTTGCCATCGCCTAAGATCCTCCAAGAGACACAGCCCGTACAGCGAGGTGGACAGTGAGCGCTATTCCTCTCTCGTGAGATCTGTCATGTCGAGGGTCAGTTCCCAAACCCCGGAGACCTTCCAAGCGGAGGACGAGCACCTTTTTGGACCTGTCATCAAAGCTCAGACGCCCTCCTCAGGACCAAATATAAGAGCACCTCAGACCCTTCATCCATTTTTACACTGCGGAGAGACTCTAGAGACAGAGGAGCTAGAGTCAGGACCTCCGGCGCAGATTACACTAAACCGGGGCAAAGGCAGGTCTTCAGTACCGAGCGTGACCCGCATTCTCCAGCAGACGCTTTCCCCAGAACAGAAATACTACCTGGagagatggaagaggaggatgatcgCAGAGCTCGGAGAGGAAGGCTTCAAAACATACTCTCAGA ATTTATTTAGGCAAGGGAAGAGTTTTCATTCATCTGTGGAGGACATTCTGATGTCAGGTGAAGCATGGAAGAACAGAAATCCCTCAGAGGCCCCAGAGTACCCACCTGAGACACAGGGCTACATGGAGAGCATCTCTCACGTCCTGGAGGATGTCAGTGCAGTCAGAGCTATTGAAAGCACCGTGCAGCATGACACGCTGAACTACCTGGGGATTGTGGATTGTGTTGCTCGCTACAG GGGTGTACTGTGTATTATTGACTGGAAGACTTCAGAGAAGCCCAAACCGTTCCTGAGCAACACATATGACAACCCCATTCAGGTGGCAGCCTATGCTGGGGCTTTGAACAGTGACGGCAGCTACAAGTACCAG GTTGAAAATGGACTCATTGTAGTCGCCTACAAGGATGGCTCGCCTGCCCACGCACACCAGTTGAGCTCAGAGCTGATGTTAGACTACTGGAAATCTTGGTTGGTTCGCCTCGAAGAGTTCACAGAACAGAG